A single window of Arcobacter venerupis DNA harbors:
- a CDS encoding lysozyme, producing MQENTINADGLNLIKHFESLELNAYQDSVGIWTIGWGHTGIDVKEGKTITEEEADALLKDDLSRFVKAVNSLVSIDLNENQFAALVSFSFNLGIGNLQSSTLLKLLNSNDSFNASKEFIKWSNAGGTRLKGLVRRRLSERNLFCSFLEPIVTNVPDDWEKNYMNI from the coding sequence ATGCAAGAAAATACGATTAATGCAGATGGTTTAAATTTAATAAAACATTTTGAATCACTTGAACTCAACGCTTATCAAGATAGTGTTGGGATATGGACAATAGGTTGGGGACACACTGGAATAGATGTCAAAGAGGGGAAAACAATAACAGAAGAAGAGGCAGATGCTTTATTGAAAGATGATTTATCAAGATTTGTAAAGGCTGTAAATAGTTTGGTAAGTATAGATTTAAATGAGAATCAATTTGCTGCACTTGTGAGTTTTTCATTTAATTTAGGTATTGGTAATTTACAAAGTTCAACCCTACTAAAATTGCTTAATTCAAATGATTCATTTAATGCTTCAAAAGAGTTTATAAAATGGAGTAATGCAGGTGGGACTAGATTAAAAGGTTTAGTTAGAAGAAGATTATCAGAAAGAAATTTGTTCTGCTCTTTTTTAGAACCGATTGTTACAAATGTTCCTGATGATTGGGAAAAAAATTATATGAATATATAA
- a CDS encoding DUF2589 domain-containing protein, with translation MALGDEFKGLPMASLIGAPLTAACESNLNLAQTTADFIDKVGFATDDKGNKNVRTASFAYNIIGNDGKEQKVDIDVPLLAIVQIPSLKVDLVDITFDMEIKTSETSKESSDKQGSFSGTGKVGFGPFSLSVTVSGSVSAHKENTRSSDKSAKYHVEVKATDHGMPEGLARVLDIMNRAIVPSGGTSSPQPAVEDKDK, from the coding sequence ATGGCTTTAGGAGACGAATTTAAAGGTTTACCAATGGCATCCTTAATTGGAGCCCCATTAACAGCTGCTTGTGAATCAAATCTAAATTTGGCACAAACAACTGCAGATTTTATTGATAAAGTAGGATTTGCAACGGATGACAAAGGAAATAAAAATGTCAGAACTGCATCATTTGCATATAACATTATAGGCAATGATGGAAAAGAACAAAAAGTTGACATAGATGTTCCTTTATTGGCGATAGTTCAAATTCCAAGTTTAAAAGTAGATCTTGTAGATATTACTTTTGATATGGAAATTAAAACTTCTGAAACATCAAAAGAATCTAGTGATAAACAAGGTTCCTTTTCAGGTACTGGAAAAGTTGGTTTTGGACCATTTAGCCTTAGTGTTACAGTATCTGGTTCAGTATCAGCGCATAAAGAGAATACTAGAAGTTCAGATAAATCTGCTAAATATCATGTAGAAGTTAAAGCTACAGATCATGGCATGCCAGAGGGATTAGCAAGAGTTCTTGATATTATGAATAGAGCAATTGTTCCATCTGGGGGAACATCAAGTCCACAGCCAGCAGTAGAGGATAAAGACAAATAA
- a CDS encoding response regulator, which translates to MFKKNKILIVEDDIFVARMIKYELETHNLDVINITSSHDETLDFLQNNKVELILMDININGPIDGIQSCDIIYLKYKVPVIFISSFYDKEVIFLIQESFAKGYLIKPFRNEELLMLIFFLLKPASNDICNIDFKKTTLKNDFVFCIDKQILLHQNNEMKLTYKEKKLMQILCKNKNAYVSYENIFDYVWGKQKICINKIRGTIFRLKNKLPYLSINNNQEHGYKIE; encoded by the coding sequence ATGTTTAAAAAAAATAAAATATTAATTGTAGAAGATGACATATTTGTTGCAAGAATGATTAAATATGAATTAGAAACTCACAATCTAGATGTAATTAATATAACGTCTAGCCATGATGAAACATTGGATTTTTTACAGAACAATAAAGTTGAGTTAATTTTAATGGATATTAATATTAATGGACCAATTGATGGGATTCAAAGTTGTGATATTATTTATTTAAAATACAAAGTTCCCGTTATTTTTATAAGCTCATTCTATGATAAAGAAGTCATATTCTTAATTCAAGAAAGCTTTGCAAAAGGTTATTTAATAAAGCCATTTAGAAATGAAGAACTTTTAATGCTCATATTTTTCTTATTAAAACCAGCATCCAACGATATTTGTAATATTGACTTTAAAAAAACAACTTTAAAAAATGATTTTGTATTTTGTATAGATAAACAAATACTTCTTCATCAAAATAACGAAATGAAATTAACTTATAAAGAGAAAAAATTAATGCAAATTTTATGTAAAAATAAAAATGCCTATGTTTCATATGAAAATATATTTGATTATGTATGGGGAAAACAAAAAATTTGTATCAATAAAATTAGAGGAACAATTTTTAGATTAAAAAATAAGCTTCCATATTTATCTATAAATAATAATCAAGAGCATGGGTACAAAATTGAATAA
- a CDS encoding DUF2589 domain-containing protein, translated as MAVFLDNVLKAIHNSVVEAQKISEQQHMRALGRYFYLSKDKDTMEKEGITVEDLGLPKNVEIKLPFVVDNKVNYHDVEIPLIALNPPSSIKIKKMKISFEAKLTGVDESEKREQGFFKFFKTKNGDKTIQKDTDNAPKGPILLDLSGDKNSGGMAKIEIEFVNSEVPETFARINDHIVKSFPF; from the coding sequence ATGGCAGTTTTTTTAGATAATGTATTAAAAGCAATACATAATTCAGTTGTAGAAGCACAAAAGATCTCAGAACAACAGCATATGAGAGCACTTGGAAGATATTTCTATCTTAGTAAAGATAAGGATACAATGGAAAAAGAGGGTATTACTGTTGAAGACTTAGGACTACCTAAGAATGTGGAGATAAAACTCCCTTTTGTTGTAGATAATAAAGTAAATTACCATGATGTAGAGATTCCATTAATCGCACTAAATCCTCCTAGTTCTATCAAGATTAAGAAAATGAAAATTAGTTTTGAAGCTAAACTAACAGGTGTAGATGAAAGTGAGAAAAGAGAACAGGGCTTTTTCAAATTCTTTAAGACAAAGAATGGAGACAAAACTATTCAAAAAGATACTGACAATGCACCAAAAGGACCAATTTTATTAGATTTATCTGGAGACAAAAATAGTGGAGGAATGGCAAAGATAGAAATTGAGTTTGTCAATTCAGAGGTTCCTGAAACTTTTGCACGGATTAATGATCATATTGTAAAAAGTTTTCCATTTTAG